A segment of the Necator americanus strain Aroian chromosome IV, whole genome shotgun sequence genome:
AACAATGTCAGCATTGCTGCTCCACTTCCCACATCACAACGGGTGCATCCGGACTTAGTCGTGGGATTGCGTATTGTTCCTTGCCCTGCATAAAAGcattttgaaaacatccaCTGTACTGCTTACTGCATCTCTTTCATAGTctcacgaaaagaaaaaagtgaaaaggagTCATCtaattcaaaaagtggaaatgagGCCAGTAAAAAGGTGGGTTTGATCATAAAGACAGGAGcttataaaaataagataagagATAAGAGATAATTGTCGATAAAGGTGCAATTTGTGATCTCAGAACGAACCTTCGGCCGAAGATTATTCAAAACTCTGTGCAGTCGTCGCAAGTGACCATCAGCTGACTTCTGTTCCGTATAAAATTCATGAGCAACATCACCGTCCTCATCAATGAATTGTGAGCTTAAAAGAAACATGACAGAATTCGTATGAAAGAACAACTATTTCCTGGTACTACTCACCTAAAAGTTTCATGTACAAGAAAGATTTCAGGTAAGTACccttttttcctcataattTCGGCATACCTGGCCAAATACTGATCATGTCGAAGTCGAGCTAGTGAAGCGTGCTCACTCTGAAACTAATGTCTTATCTTAGTATGACAAAAACACGATACAGCAGCAATGTTACAGAACACATAGGTCCaacattttgctgaaaaatgcctggtttgaaaaaaaaataacgaaaacgACCTGCATGCTGCACAAATGCTTCGGTTCATTTATTACTTGTCATTGgatcatttttttgtgaatcgtATTCAGTAAATTAAACAGAACACTATTAATTTCTTTACATGCAATACCAAAGTAAAGGAACACTCTGTGATCATGGTCTGCTGCTGCCGGCTGGTGCTTACTTCCTTACTTTTATTCTTACCTTCCTGGAGTTTCACAATTGTACTGTTATAGTAAAAGTAGATTTAGTTAGGAGAAATTCGAGGTCTTGATGACGTTGACGACGATCGTTACAATTTAAGATTAGTAAGAAAGCGAATTGCAGTTGGGTTTAACATTCTTTACACGGGTAAGTTTTCAGCAGCACACGCACTTTATCTGTTCAATACACAGCTCTTTTActctcatcaaaaaaaaaaagtcacaacCAGCTTCGAACGCTTAAATCAGCACCAACGCATCCCAAAAACTAGCTGCTTCCACCGTTATTTTCAGAAGAGAAGATTGAAGTCTTTGAGGATATGGGATCAGGGGGAACTTCTAATGTAACAGGAAAGGGTTTTCTTCGCATTACGACTACGAAAGGTGAAAATCGTGCACAATTACACAAAGAAATTGGACAGGAATTACATCCCTAAAAATTGAGATCTTAAAGGAGCCctacacgcaaaaaaaaaacgataaagcAAGTGGAGGAGAATTTCACTAAGACTACGTGATCCTATTCCTTACAcggaaaacaatgaaaactcataggaaacaaaaagaaaagaagctttCTTCTCGAGCTACTTCTTGGCTAACGTTATTCGTAATATTATGACACGTTTTACGCTGACTGCAAATGAAGCGGGATTAAAGTATTACAATGTCGTAAACACAGAGTAGAAGCGTGTAGGAACATCAGGACTAAGTAATAATTTGCGTGTGGAGACGAAAGGGTGTCACACATCCAAGAACGCGTCGTGTGAAGTAACCACTCATAAGTATTATTTCCGTAATCATACACAAGTGATAACTGCACTACTACTTTTCAAACGTCTCCAATACAATTTCTTTATCCAAAGCAGAATAAAGGAATGAGATCGCATGAGATTTGCCCGCAAGACGAGTGTTCAAATTTGATCAATTAGTGTTTCCAAACAAGAATAATTTGTTCGAAATGAAGGGTTGAGTATATTGATTTAAGCGTATAAAATCCGAGTTCCgttttttcgagaaaagacACCATTTCTATAAAATTTCAGTCTTCATCTGGGATGTGAAGAGCTTCAGACTCAAAATGGCCAGAAGCTTTCGAATATTACTAATTTCCACAAAAGAGGGTGCTTCAGTTTCCTCGTGTTATTCAAGAATTTCTCTTgcacgttttcttcttgtgtTTTTAATGTCATGTAAAAATGTTGGGTGGTAATTGCTGTCGGTGCAACATGCGCTACCGCACCACTTCTACATGACGGCCTTCGCCTTCCGCACAATATGACACAAACATGGTCGACCACATATTGATTATTTTGGAAATCTTGCCACTTACTGTACTGTACTGAACACGAATAGCCAGTACCATGTTCTCTATCCTGACCCACAGTTACTCTGATCATCAAAAGGCGGCAAACGCTTACACTAACGTCAACATATTCACAGCTAAGGTCGTGTATCAATAATTTGAACATTTGCGATATTACCTCTGCACTTGTAGGAGCTCCTGTTGACTTGGCTTCCTTTTTATTATGTGAACTTGTAAATTGACCCATCACAACAAGTGCCACATTAGGAGTAAATAATGCCTAGAATACCTGAAAAAGAAGAGCTGTACAGGAAATCACCAGCACAAGTAACGAGGTAATGTTGTGTCAAAGTGACCTAGAGCCTGGTGCATTTGCATAAGCGGAGCCAGCGAATGCGGCTGCGAACAAGGTAGGACTCTCGCTTGCTGTAATCGGACAGCAGACATGAGTGAAGGTCCTACCTCGAGCTTGACTGCGCTACTTCGAGGGCAGCAGCTTTCATAACTGCATCACCAGGGtacaggtcgttttgacccgataataataaaaagtggAATAGTTGCATTGTTAACCCAAGAACTCAGCATAAAAGAAACAATACAAGAAAGAAAGCCGACAATGTTCGGCCTCGACTTATATAGACATCTGCCTATTGGGATTGCGGTACCAGGATGAATTTCTAGGAACCCACCGCTTCTGCGACAACCTATCCTGGAACTAGCAGATTTGTTCCAATGCACGAAAGGCAGTCAACCTTTTAAGGGGAAATTTGGGCGGAAATAATGAAGCTCAGAGTTCCCAGAAGAGCGCTTGTCGTACTCGAAACAAGTGAAAACTAGTCACAATAGGTTTTTGCTCGGTGTACTGCCATATGCTCAGCTGCCGTTGCAATTAACTCTAGGATTTGCGAATTGCATACATTTCTTCTCCAAATGTGAGCGCATTGAGCAAATAAGTGAAGCAAAAGCGACAGTGAGAAGCACAGCGCTAAAGCGTCGAAGAAATTATCAGAGCAAACCACAGAGGAACCAAAAATTAGACTCGCCACAGCAGGACACGGCACCCGCAAGCGATAGACGTGGGATATGTGGTTATGTGTGTGCATTAACGCACATCACACAAACAcaccatagaaaaaaataatactgtGGTGTCACTGCTGTGAAGTTTGCTTGCAGACGATAAAAAGATCTTCACTACTCTACTGCTCTACTACATACTCATAGCTTCTTGCACCATAAACCATTGTaggtgtcaaaacgacatgaagcacggggcAATTGCGCGtggcggttaggagcgtacccACCTCggctccaactgctgcctccaccgccccgcttccagcgcgtacgcaaatgcaccgtgcttcatgttgttttggtCCGACTATAATAGGGTCAAAGTGACATGAAGCAccttgcagttgcgtaagcagctgcgctcaaagtgatacggtgtggtgtagcggttaaggTCGAGtattgctagcaccattccttgctgcagttcgcggtggtcccaTCTTTATTCCCACCGTTTtttctaccgcgccgcttcgaacacagccgcttacgcaactgcatactgtttcatgtcgttttgaccgtaatatatttttcgatttatctttcttcttcgttcaaTCGTAGCGTTCAGTGGCAAGTCCCGCTCTCCGCATCAGAGAGTTCCAGTTCGTGCGGTCGTGTGCTTGATTAGGATGCATTCCAGCTAGCTCCATGTCACTGTTAAATGCACCAAGCCAGATCTGTTTGGGTTCACTGTCCTGTCATCGCTTCTCGGTGTCATCTAATCCGTGCCAATCCTACAGGCTTTCACCCTGTACGACATGACCGTATCATCGGAGACTTATTTCGGGCATCTTTCTGGCTATGGTAGGCACACCAGTGTCCACCAGATATCTTCGTTGCGGATGTGGTCAAAGTGAGTGGCACAtatcgatcccaaccgctacactgGATCACCTcgattcgagcgcagccgcttatgcaccGGCACTGAGCTTCAGCTGTTTTCTTTGTAGACGATCAAGCATCCTCTCGTCACATGACACGCCAGTAGCTGATCGTCACTCTCGCCATGCAGCGTTTGCACGAACGGTAACCTCACGTGCAATGCTGCCAACAGTTCTGATGGTACCGGACTCGTTTACGTAAGTCGTCATGTCATTTTAAGGTTGGAGTGTACTCCAATCCTTGCTTCCCCATCGCGTTACACTTGAGCACTTGCTAATCCGGTTCTCCTTTGTCTTGGAAGGCAGCATGACGACTTAGTCATAGAGTAGTGGTGAAAGCTTCAGATCTACCGTGGTGACGGCTTTAGAGAGCAGCGCAGAGAAGCCCGATGTAGGTAGATGAAGGTGAGGGATATCTGCTATTGTCGCCAGTTGTTCACATCTTCACCGTGGCGTGCCATCCTTGTATATATGTCTGCCCACGTTTCTCAGTCTGCACCAGAGCAAGAGCTAGTACCGAATCCATACATTCGTAACTTTTTCATAGTTTGCGAGACTAGGTCTCTCGCACTGCCTATCGACACTGAGTGAGCGAAGTACGCTCAGGTCGCCAATGCCCGGCAGTCCAGTAACGGAACggagagttgtttttttttgtattctttttcaaattccacGCTTTCTTTAGGTATTACACTATTCGAGTTGGACTTTGAATGTGTGGTGGATGACTGAATCTTTTTGCAAAATCCTTTGGGTAGCTTTGAGGATGTAACTGGATGTTTGTAGCTTTAACGTGCCCAGAACCATCTACTCAAATGCTTAATTGCATTCATTACGAGCATGCTGCGGTCAGACTCGTATGCACACTACACTCTATGAAATCAACGTATTAGGTGTTCAACGTTTATTGCAGTGAATTCTGTTGGCTTGGCGTTGAAATAGATTGCTTTTTCAACACCAGAGTACCGTAATGTGATGTAATGTGTAATGAAATGTTTGTGTTGACGTGAGGAAGGAAGTAAATCGGCATTATTTCAATATGACATCACATAGGAAGGGAGATGGAAAAGGGGAATTCAGTTGTCGAATAAACTTCTAAATTGCCCGCCCCGTAATCAGACAAAGATCTTGGAGGtaaaacaaagaagagaaaatatttgGATAAATTATCAAGAGAAATTGAGGACAAGTTCTTGGTCATCTTACCATTGTGCAAATTTTGTCAACGTCGCTGAACCAGCTTCAGCTTGTTGCCCACCACAGTTCAGTAAAAAAACCTGCGACCTCACTCTCTCCACCTCATTTTGTATCTGACATGCAATAGTTTACATTTGTTAGTGACGTATTCGTTCAACGTTAACATCGATGGTGACAATCATCTGCAAACGTTTGGAGAAACGCATCTTCCTCCGCGAAGCATCGATCTCGAAAACTTGCGCCATATTCGATCGCAAAGTAGGCCGTTTTGACTAGAGTATGACTACCGTGCGGTTTATTCGCCGTcgctaataataatagagtATCCACTTTGatcaaaagaagaatacaGTAGTTAGATATTTGGTATATGCTAAAGTTTTGGAACCTAACCGGTTACATGGACTTTTAGTTCATGGACAGATGGACTCTTTCCCAATGCCAGTGAATATACTTTGAGAATTTATTGTTGCTTTGTTCGGATATCATAGCAACTTTCCGCTCGAAATATTTGAGCTTTTCCAAGAATTCAAAGTAATAAGTGAGAACACCTGAAGTCACTAGATATTCCGGTCACTTGAGTCATTCTACTTGAAACACAGAAGGTATCACTTGAATTTATTCGTTTGATTATCCTATAGTGTgctaaaaaactaaaaaagaaagttctcgCGTACATCACTGTAGCCTTAGGTTCCCGTGATCGTTGACGTGTAGTTCGATCGATTGCAACCGATTAACCGTGACCGTGAAACAACGTGATAACTTGTGTACTGCATTTTTTTGATTCGACATATTGATgtatttgtaaatatttcaCATTCTTTATACATGAAAAGTGTCATAAAAGTGGtgaatgagaagaaattacCCGTGTTGTCATGCAATACATGTGAGTTCTTTGGACATAAgaaatctaaaataaaatgagcTATGACTTGGATTCGTTGAGATTCTTAGCGAGACTACTGGATCGAGACATGCTGGATGTGGAGAGCTTCTTCTTAGCAGACATTCCGTCTCGAGTGGACAGCGAGGAGAGAGACGTTTCCCTAGAGAGCTGAAAAATAAGGTTTTTGGTAGCGAAACATTCACGGTACTTTAGAATGTGAATTAGATGATTTAGAATGATACTAAGTATTTTCCAATTCGGTAAGAGAGAAGAACGGTGGGGAAATCCATGATTCTCACAACTTTTGCAGCTTTTAAGACATTAGCACCTGATTGAGAACTACACTTACAGGAGAACTGTtgcttttaaacaaaaaagcgaACGCGATGAATTCGCAGTATAGGGTGTCGCCTCTTAACTGTCTCATGCTTAACCCCTATGCAATCTTATatgcgcgaaaaaaaaaactaacaggTAAAGAACTCATTATGTTAGAAAAGCAGAATGTCATTGATTTTAATGACTTTAGTTTTGAGAACgcaaacaaataacaacaaaaatttgaatgtaAACAATCAGATGTTACATTACAGCAAAGAACAAACAGAATGGAACATTTTAAGATTCAATCGAAAACGAAGGAATAGAAAAGTCAGTGAGCTCGTTGCTCATTAGGGCTAGAGGAGCCATCGAGGAGCGATCCTTTGTGATAAATAAAACCATGAAAATTAAGGGCTAACAGTTATAAATTCGAAAACCGATCGGTTCGAGAATGAGCTACTAAGTCtaacgctttttttaaaacgagcCATCCCTCTCCCATTTACACAATCGGAATTTTCTAATGTCAATCCGTGTCGCTGCCTCTGTTTGAGGAAATGACGATTATCGCATGCGTGTACCTTGACCTAGATTCAACAAATCTTCCTAGATGTTTGCTAATTCTGCAGTATTATCGCATTTGACGCAATCTAAAAGCAACAGAGGAAGTGAATCTGCTTCTAGGAAATGCAGAAAGCTTTCAGGCCCAATGATAAGTGATGAGTAAGTGGTACGGTATACTAAAATGCACCTGACTGCAACTTCCAGGACCATTTTTGCTCTTCTTGTAGGGGGAAAAGGAGCAGACTGAAGCTTTCGAGGACGGTGCAGCCCATACCTGAAATTTATCCGTATTACGTGGAATAAACTCATACCGATCCCTCTGCCATCATCTCGGGACCTACCTGCCTATCAGCGGATCCCCACCAAGTGAACACAAAAACGGGAAGAGCTGCTACAAGCGCTGAAACCCGAAAAACCATCGACCACTCCGAGGCAGCGCCTAGAACGAAGATTCTGATTTTAAGCATACATAGTTAAATTTACAATACAAAATGCACGCTAAACGTTCTAAAACACTACTTATTATTGACAAACCTTGTTGAACGATGTGTTTTGTAAGGATTTTATTCATAATGCTGAACCATGCAACAGCAAAGAACGACCAGCCGGTGATTATTCCCGAAAATGGAGGCGCAAGCTGGACCAGCGCTGTGATCACTCCTGGTGTATGCATACCTGAAAGTTGTGTTCCTCTCCTAATCTCCCACAGAGAACATTTCTGCGTATTTCCGTTCTAGGACGTTTCCCATACTACTCGCATTTCAtcctaggaagaaatgacttTTGTGAAAACAACATGTTGTAAATTGCcctaattttatgtttttgcaCCTGACCTCAGCAGGAACATTCTTTTGTCTTTCGGTTTGATGACTAGATAAACGTTTTCAGGGATCTTTTGTCGATTTGCTTCTAGCTGTTTATTGGGAAAGTGGATGGATTTGTTTATAAATGACTTATTGCTTTGCAACAATTTCCCCGTATGTGAGTCCGTGCCACGAGTGAAATCGCGTTTATAATCGGAAAATTCACCAGCTGTCATCCTATACTACACTCGCTTCAGTTTTTTCGAGTTATGCagggaaaatttttgcaaaagtctTCTACACTGGTTTCCCAAAGAATAAGCGTGATCTCTTTATGGAGACCTTAAAAGATGTTGTTGCCTCATCGGGAGCAATCTTAAGCTATTCATTGTTTTAAACTCTCTTCATATTCTCGGGACCAATACGAGGGAGGAGAATTTGTGCAAACTTTtagatttcttccaaaaataacCCAAATGGCAAAAATGAacctttatttttgaaagtacaTTCTCCATCTCGTACTCTGATAGAGTAGAGCAGCAAGTTCGTGGTTTACTTAAAATACATGTGATTTGCTCGTTCTGGTTCGTACGACTACCTCTCACGTTCGATTTAGGGCACAAACTGGATCTATTAGAGTCCACTGGGCAAAGAAACTACTCATGTTGCAAAGGATGCGTCACTTCGTCGTTTCCGCTAACACATGTAACCACACATGAatctggataaaaaaaaatccagagtgACCTCAATGATCGTTGGGATAATTTTCAGCGGATCATAGAAAACccaattcttcaaaaaaaaacagtcaggAAAAATTCCTTCCTGTCAAGTTTCATTAAAACGGAGCAGTTATTCTTGAATGAGCTCAGTAGACAACACTCGAACAGAGCAAAGAGAAATGATCTAATATTTGACTTTCTTTCCGTTATTATTGGGGATCTCATCTCAACCGGAACACTTTGGGATCCTGATCGTCGCTCTTCTCACTTTCGCGAGTAGTTCTTATTTATATGAAtggaaatagaataaatgtacaagaatagaaaaaaaaacaaagaagaaaagactaGGAATTGTAATTTCCTCGAGTTCTCAGTAGGGAAAGAAGTGGTAAAAAGACAAACAGTAAAATCCGATGCGAAGATGCTGAACAACGCCAACTAATCCAGGGATCAGAGTCTTCAGTAGCACTCAGTTCGCCAGTTCACCTTACGATGCAACTCTTTGCATCCAAACAAAGAGCAAAACTCACTTCACACCTCTTCCTTTCGTGAGTtatgtgcaaaaaaaggaaagaaaaagagagttaAAGAGAAGAGTAAAGAGTTCCCTCCTTGGGTAAACTCACACCTTTGATTCTCCTAAGGACTCTGGTTCTTGGACTCGTAGGTCTTTGACATTTTCGCTGTGATAGCCGAAAACTACGTCAGTAACGATATCTACTACTGGAGCGAACGGAACAGTAGTAGATAGGGTTCAGAAAGTTATTTCCCGAAGCACTGATTTTAATTACCTGCGAATACCATAGCTCCACAAAGCGAGACGACTGCAAAAACGGCGCGGGTTTTGTCGAACAACGGCACGATAAAAATGCACATCGCGAGACCTCCAGAGGCTACAGCATTGAATCCCTGAAGCGGTGACATTTTTAGTAAAAGGAATTTTCAAGTAATTGATATTGGTGTTTTCAAGTGCTCATTGACAAGAAATGGATAGTGCGGGTCGGAAGTAGGATGCCATTATCATGTCACTTTCATATTCTCTGTGACTTGTCAGATGTAGAACTAAACGATGACTAAATAATTACAGtgtgatgaataaataaatgaaaataaaataaataaataaatatataatacaatacaacaataaaataagtaaatgataATACAAATAATGTATAATTTTAAATCATGTGCATGCAGTTTTGCCTCCTGATCCCTAAATACAGTTACCAACTGTAGCATTTCAGCGACGATGGGAAAGACCATAACTCATAATTTTTGTCGCGATGCCGATCGATAGGTGAAGATCAAAGTCACGGTTTAAAACTAGCTATTGTTACGTCGGCAGATAATATTGgagctatagtagggtcaaaacgacataaagctcAGTTTCGTAAGGAATGCTACCATTAGATCCCATTTATCCTTGCAAATCACATCGCACTATAAGTAAATTCGACCGCAGTTGAACAAAAGTGCAAGCAAATTTCAGAACTAGATCAACATTAATCGTTTCCGGAACCGTACCCATCACCGTCGATTACGATAAtgtagggaaaaaatgaacaaccTTGCAGACAACTGTCTTGTCCATGTCTCTCTTCGTAACGAGATAGGAGGCGAATGACGACGACACAGTCTTTGAGAGGAATAGGCAGAGAATAGGTAGCGCAGCGATCAGTCCATTTTGCGTGGGTGCAAATTCGAGCACGTCACGCATGTAGTTCGGAAGAAACTGGAATGGgtcaattataaaaaaaaatactactcATCTAAGGGCAACACTAACTTGCCAAAAACCAACGGATAAACAAAACTGTGAAGTGAAATAAATCCTTAGTGTTCTAAATCGACAACAATGTACAGTCGAAGGAAAACTACCTAAagtttggtgcagttgcgtaagcggccgcgcgcagagcgatgcggtggagcttgcggttgcgatcgagtcGAGATCCTCGCTAGGCCCACTCATCTCTGAGGCTCGGATGAAGTCGGTAATGGTCCCAACTTGATCGCAACCGCCACCTCGACCGCAGGCGCTTTAGCAATTGCATttggtcgttttgacccaactataaccAGGATTCGAGAGCAGTTCAATGTGATTATCTGATATTTCTGATGTAACAAGTTGCCAAGAATTAGATCAACGTCAATCGTTTCCGGAACCGTGCCCATCACCGTCGATTAAAAAAGTAGGTATAGTACACCAAATGAACTGCTAACTTAGATTAGCAAAACGATCAAGTGATATTAAGGTGGCGGTCTACCTCAGAAAGCtccagaatcgaagaaaacgAGTGAATCTATCAAGAAAAACCCGTTCttacaaaatataaacaaacacggggaaaaaaattcatgtgtGGAGCTGTAGAGCGCGCAAATCAAACTGACTGCATAGCATGTTTGTCACGAACAGCTATTCGGAAAGTTCTAGAAAGTTCTTTATTTCCTCCAATATGCACGGGGAGACCCATTGCATTTCAAGGAGAATATGAGAATCTTCAAAAccgtatttaaaaaaaaaacaacctgaagCATGATGACGAGCGGGTATTCGTGACATACTAAGGCGAATATGGATGCCCACAGAGCTCCGGATTTCAGCATCGCTTGGTACGGGACTCGTCGACTGCGATCCGTTCGTTTCCCTATCGATTCGCATGCGATCCTTCAACGTCCATCGTTATGATCTTTAACGCACACGAGGACAGCTGTGCTGGGACGAGGTTGCTCACCTGCTTTCGATGAAATTCCGTTCTCGTCCCGAAATACAACATTGTTTCGACGGTTTATCAGCTCCGAATGGAATCCAAAATACTGTGACTAGTATGGATATACATGCGGAGAGGTAAAATATTGCCGGCCATCCATCGAGGATATCCTTCCTTGTGCAAAGGTAGCCGGCTGTTGGTAAGATGAATAGGGTGCCTGGAATGTATTGATATTGTTATTGTGTTCTctctgttgatttttttgagctatagccaagattgttattgatcgtctttattaaacaacatctaacgtttcggcgttatcgccctcgtcagagcctggaaaaatcgaaGCCAATGATTTATCCTCGAAGACGCCTCATCACCCTGCAGAAAGAATTCAAACGATAGACAAAGGACAACATAACGGCCAGTGCTTACCTCGTTTGCGCTGGATATTGTAACGTAACAAACCACCAcgtacgagtcacaagggtttttgcACAAGGGATCTGACGGCCCGCCCGGTAGATCAATTTTTGATATGGGGCTagctcgtttgtgatcgctcgcaatgcactcatcctttctgtGCATTTTTGAACTTCTGGCAGTTATCCGACATGTCTACGGCGTTCTGCATGTTGTGATCTCGGGTTCGAAAGATAGTATcttaacttctacctctatttcGAAGTTTTGATGACTTATTCTACGGCGCTTTGTTCCTGGCGGGGtggagagtttagattttgcgagccaatctagatgctcctttaCCCGAATACATAGTGTGCGACTCGTTTCCCCTAAAACATCATCACCACAGGACCTGCATGTGATACGATCACCACTCCTGATACCATGGAATCCTCCTCTCTGCCATGTGGGCAAACTACACGTCACTCGCACgcaccgcgtccacgagcaagcggtcgaagatcgatgagttctcctcaccagcccattcaagtaaaaccaatgaatagactgtGCTGAGGAATGAGAGTTgtgcaatttcattttttgtattgtGTTCGTTATTGCTGCCTGATCTATGTCTTAAGCTTTGATTATCATCATAGTTATACTGATTACCATCTTAACTATACTGTTGCGCTCTCATGGGGACTTCTAAAGGCAATTGTAAGatcatcacaaaattgacaatgttAGGGTCTCTGTGTGGAACAATGAGGAGTTCAGGGCGTAGATTACGAATGCACACTACCATTGCGCACGCGCTGCGCGTCCACGAGCAAGCGGTCGGAAatcgatgaggtctcctcaccagcccattcaagtaaaaccaatgaatagggtgTTGAGTGAACCGCAgcgtgtgcaagggtggcgcgttctaacgtacctcgtaggaacaaataccgttcccacgccatcgtttttcaggactatTAGCAGGAACAGAGTGTTCATACTCGTATTCTACACTTCAAACTCTATATCTGCTGTACAGCGACCCCAACAACGTCAGTTCCGTGATATGGGTGGGTAGGCCCGTAGAAAACCGCGAACCCCTTATACATACActatttataaatataaatccgtttttatctttattttattattttttatttttttaaattttatttttctattt
Coding sequences within it:
- a CDS encoding hypothetical protein (NECATOR_CHRIV.G13579.T1): MGQFTSSHNKKEAKSTGAPTSAESEHASLARLRHDQYLARYAEIMRKKGYLPEIFLVHETFSSQFIDEDGDVAHEFYTEQKSADGHLRRLHRVLNNLRPKGKEQYAIPRLSPDAPVVMWEVEQQC
- a CDS encoding hypothetical protein (NECATOR_CHRIV.G13580.T2) — translated: MHRKDECIASDHKRASPISKIDLPGGPSDPLCKNPCDSYVVVCYVTISSANEGDEASSRINHWLRFFQALTRAITPKRTLFILPTAGYLCTRKDILDGWPAIFYLSACISILVTVFWIPFGADKPSKQCCISGRERNFIESRIACESIGKRTDRSRRVPYQAMLKSGALWASIFALVCHEYPLVIMLQFLPNYMRDVLEFAPTQNGLIAALPILCLFLSKTVSSSFASYLVTKRDMDKTVVCKGFNAVASGGLAMCIFIVPLFDKTRAVFAVVSLCGAMVFAGMHTPGVITALVQLAPPFSGIITGWSFFAVAWFSIMNKILTKHIVQQGAASEWSMVFRVSALVAALPVFVFTWWGSADRQVWAAPSSKASVCSFSPYKKSKNGPGSCSQLSRETSLSSLSTRDGMSAKKKLSTSSMSRSSSLAKNLNESKIGCRRSGILGIIYS
- a CDS encoding hypothetical protein (NECATOR_CHRIV.G13580.T3); translation: MSRLDRSTSLDPPPEKTIFRIDLNEDRPIPSATASVYAPSEAGDLAMPSVLFPSMRLMLAAMLCCCFITLSISSSNLAVALICMTSCPHHGYGGDLKWKTEQEGLVLAAQNAGSLLTLVTGMWADRLNGKWMVFVALLLCCVGNLVLPLFAAESFWFAVAARIAVGASDACLMPACNSLITRWFPQSERAAAIGLISGGRQIGTLFILPTAGYLCTRKDILDGWPAIFYLSACISILVTVFWIPFGADKPSKQCCISGRERNFIESRIACESIGKRTDRSRRVPYQAMLKSGALWASIFALVCHEYPLVIMLQFLPNYMRDVLEFAPTQNGLIAALPILCLFLSKTVSSSFASYLVTKRDMDKTVVCKGFNAVASGGLAMCIFIVPLFDKTRAVFAVVSLCGAMVFAGMHTPGVITALVQLAPPFSGIITGWSFFAVAWFSIMNKILTKHIVQQGAASEWSMVFRVSALVAALPVFVFTWWGSADRQVWAAPSSKASVCSFSPYKKSKNGPGSCSQLSRETSLSSLSTRDGMSAKKKLSTSSMSRSSSLAKNLNESKIGCRRSGILGIIYS
- a CDS encoding hypothetical protein (NECATOR_CHRIV.G13580.T1), with the translated sequence MSRLDRSTSLDPPPEKTIFRIDLNEDRPIPSATASVYAPSEAGDLAMPSVLFPSMRLMLAAMLCCCFITLSISSSNLAVALICMTSCPHHGYGGDLKWKTEQEGLVLAAQNAGSLLTLVTGMWADRLNGKWMVFVALLLCCVGNLVLPLFAAESFWFAVAARIAVGASDACLMPACNSLITRWFPQSERAAAIGLISGGRQIGETSRTLCIRVKEHLDWLAKSKLSTPPGTKRRRISHQNFEIETCRITARSSKMHRKDECIASDHKRASPISKIDLPGGPSDPLCKNPCDSYVVVCYVTISSANEGDEASSRINHWLRFFQALTRAITPKRTLFILPTAGYLCTRKDILDGWPAIFYLSACISILVTVFWIPFGADKPSKQCCISGRERNFIESRIACESIGKRTDRSRRVPYQAMLKSGALWASIFALVCHEYPLVIMLQFLPNYMRDVLEFAPTQNGLIAALPILCLFLSKTVSSSFASYLVTKRDMDKTVVCKGFNAVASGGLAMCIFIVPLFDKTRAVFAVVSLCGAMVFAGMHTPGVITALVQLAPPFSGIITGWSFFAVAWFSIMNKILTKHIVQQGAASEWSMVFRVSALVAALPVFVFTWWGSADRQVWAAPSSKASVCSFSPYKKSKNGPGSCSQLSRETSLSSLSTRDGMSAKKKLSTSSMSRSSSLAKNLNESKS